A genomic window from Solanum stenotomum isolate F172 chromosome 10, ASM1918654v1, whole genome shotgun sequence includes:
- the LOC125878409 gene encoding flavonoid 3'-monooxygenase CYP75B137-like isoform X3: MSLKFFKPLFDSFPWLLQQLNVEQQAMFFSCFLGFLALLWFFISNSNEGLPPGPKSLPLIGNLHSLDPELHTYFASLSQTYGPICRLWFGKKLGIIITSPALAREVLKDQDTIFANRDVPAAAREISYGCNDILWNSYGPKWRMLRKVCVRDMLSCSTLDSVYALRRREFRQSINYFYSQKGLPVNVGEQMFLTVFNVITSMLWGGTVEGGERASLGSEFRYVVSEMAALCSIPNLSDFYPGLAWFDFQGVTKKMKVLLKRFEKIFDSMIDERKKLDRNSVGQESKDFLQVLLKLKDEADAKMPVTMTEIKALLMDMIVGGTDSTSNAIEFAMAEIMIKPDILRKLQEELETVVGKDNIVEESHIKQLPYLYAVIKEILRLHPPAPLLAPHCPSETCTVGGYTVPKGCCVFINVWAIHRDPSIWENPTEFRPERFLDNKHDCSGNDFNYFPFGSGRRMCAGIAMAERMFMYSVASLIHYFDWKLPEGETLDLTEKFGIVLKKKMPLVAIPTPRLSNPILYE; this comes from the exons ATGtctctcaaattcttcaaaccCCTTTTTGATTCTTTCCCATGGCTCCTTCAACAACTCAATGTTGAGCAACAGGCGATGTTTTTCTCCtgttttcttggttttttagCTTTACTTTGGTTTTTCATCAGTAATTCAAACGAGGGACTGCCACCAGGGCCTAAATCTTTGCCCTTGATAGGTAATCTCCATTCTCTTGATCCTGAACTTCACACCTATTTTGCATCTCTGTCCCAAACTTATGGCCCCATTTGTAGACTCTGGTTTGGTAAAAAACTTGGGATTATTATTACTTCACCAGCATTAGCTCGTGAGGTTCTTAAGGATCAAGATACCATTTTTGCTAACAGAGATGTGCCTGCTGCTGCAAGAGAAATTTCATACGGTTGCAATGACATACTTTGGAATTCTTATGGACCAAAATGGCGAATGTTGAGGAAGGTTTGTGTTCGCGATATGCTTAGTTGTTCTACTTTAGATTCTGTTTATGCACTAAGGAGAAGGGAGTTTAGACAATCGATCAATTACTTCTATAGTCAGAAGGGTTTACCAGTGAACGTTGGTGAACAGATGTTCTTGACTGTGTTTAATGTGATTACAAGCATGTTATGGGGTGGCACGGTGGAGGGTGGGGAAAGAGCTAGTCTTGGATCTGAGTTTAGGTATGTTGTGAGTGAGATGGCTGCGCTGTGCAGTATTCCCAATCTTTCCGATTTCTACCCAGGTTTGGCCTGGTTTGATTTCCAGGGTGTTACAAAGAAGATGAAGGTGCTGTTAAAGAGATTTGAGAAGATATTTGATAGcatgattgatgaaagaaaaaaattggataGAAATAGTGTTGGCCAAGAAAGCAAAGACTTTTTGCAAGTTTTGCTGAAGTTGAAAGATGAAGCAGATGCCAAAATGCCTGTGACCATGACTGAAATCAAAGCCTTACTTATG GATATGATTGTTGGTGGAACTGACAGTACCTCCAACGCGATTGAGTTTGCCATGGCTGAAATTATGATCAAACCAGACATCCTGAGGAAATTACAAGAAGAACTAGAGACAGTTGTGGGAAAGGATAATATTGTGGAAGAGTCTCATATTAAGCAATTACCATATCTCTATGCAGTTATTAAAGAAATTTTGCGCTTACATCCACCTGCTCCACTATTGGCGCCACATTGTCCTAGTGAAACATGCACTGTGGGAGGATACACTGTTCCTAAAGGATGTTGTGTTTTCATAAATGTATGGGCTATACACAGAGATCCTTCTATATGGGAAAATCCAACTGAGTTCCGTCCAGAGAGATTTTTGGACAATAAACACGATTGTAGTGGAAATGATTTCAACTATTTCCCATTTGGTTCTGGAAGAAGAATGTGTGCGGGGATAGCCATGGCAGAGAGGATGTTCATGTATTCAGTAGCTTCACTCATTCATTATTTCGACTGGAAATTGCCTGAAGGAGAGACATTAGACCTCACAGAGAAGTTTGGGATTGTTCTGAAGAAGAAAATGCCTCTGGTGGCTATACCTACTCCAAGATTGTCCAATCCAATACTCTATGAGTAA
- the LOC125878409 gene encoding flavonoid 3'-monooxygenase CYP75B137-like isoform X1 codes for MSLEFFEPLFDSFPWPLQELNIEEKGVFFSYFLGILALLWFLWFFISNSNKGLPPGPRALPLIGNLHSLDPELHTYFASLSQTYGPICRLWLGKKLGIIITSPALAREVLKDQDTIFANRDVPAAGREFSYGGNNIVWNPYGPKWRMLRKVCVREMLNVSTFNSVYALRRRELRQSINYFYNQAGSPVNVGEQMFLIVLNVITSMLWGGTVKGEERASLGAEFRHVVTEIAALCSIPNLSDFYLGLAWFDFQGVTKKMKVLAKSFDEIFESIIDQKQKLERNGVGQESKDFLQVLLKLKDEADVKIPLTMTEIKALLMDMVLGGTDTTANTVEFAMAEIMHKPNVLRKLQQELDTVVGKDNIVEESHIQQLQYLYAVMKEVLRIHSTAPFLVPHCPSETCTVGGYTVPKGSCVFINVWAIHRDPSIWENPTEFRPERFLDNKWDYSGNDFNYFPFGSGRRMCLGIVMAERMFMYSVASLIHSFDWKLPKGETLDLTETFGVILKKKMPLVAIPTPRLFNPTLYE; via the exons ATGTCTCTCGAATTCTTCGAACCCCTTTTTGATTCATTCCCATGGCCCCTTCAAGAACTCAATATTGAGGAAAAGGGTGtatttttctcctattttcttgGCATTTTAGCTTTACTATGGTTCCTTTGGTTTTTCATCAGTAACTCAAACAAGGGATTGCCACCAGGGCCTAGAGCTTTGCCCTTGATAGGTAATCTCCATTCTCTTGATCCTGAACTTCACACCTATTTTGCATCTCTGTCCCAAACTTATGGCCCCATTTGTAGACTCTGGCTTGGTAAAAAACTTGGGATTATTATTACTTCCCCTGCTTTAGCTCGCGAGGTTCTTAAGGATCAAGATACCATTTTTGCTAACAGAGATGTCCCTGCTGCTGGAAGAGAATTTTCATATGGTGGCAATAACATAGTTTGGAATCCTTATGGACCAAAATGGCGCATGTTGAGGAAGGTTTGTGTTCGCGAAATGCTTAATGTTTCTACTTTCAATTCTGTTTATGCACTAAGACGAAGGGAGCTTAGACAATCGATCAATTACTTTTATAACCAGGCAGGATCGCCTGTGAATGTTGGTGAACAGATGTTCTTGATTGTGCTTAATGTGATTACAAGCATGTTATGGGGTGGCACTGTGAAGGGTGAGGAAAGAGCTAGCCTTGGAGCTGAATTTAGGCATGTTGTGACTGAGATAGCTGCGCTGTGCAGTATTCCCAATCTTTCCGATTTTTACCTGGGCTTGGCCTGGTTTGATTTCCAGGGTGTTACAAAGAAGATGAAGGTGTTGGCAAAGAGTTTTGATGAGATATTTGAGAGCATAATTgatcaaaaacaaaaattggaGAGAAATGGTGTTGGCCAAGAAAGCAAAGACTTTTTGCAAGTTTTGCTGAAGTTGAAAGATGAAGCAGATGTCAAAATACCTCTAACCATGACTGAAATCAAAGCCTTACTTATG GATATGGTTCTCGGTGGAACTGACACTACTGCCAACACAGTTGAGTTTGCCATGGCTGAAATTATGCACAAACCCAATGTCCTAAGAAAATTACAACAAGAACTAGATACAGTTGTGGGTAAAGATAATATTGTGGAAGAATCTCATATTCAGCAATTACAATATCTCTATGCAGTGATGAAAGAAGTCTTGCGCATACATTCAACTGCTCCATTCTTGGTGCCACACTGTCCTAGTGAAACATGCACTGTGGGAGGATACACTGTTCCTAAAGGATCTTGTGTTTTCATAAATGTATGGGCTATACACAGAGATCCTTCTATATGGGAAAATCCAACTGAGTTCCGTCCAGAGAGATTTTTGGACAATAAATGGGATTATAGTGGAAATGATTTCAACTATTTCCCATTTGGTTCTGGCAGAAGAATGTGCCTGGGGATAGTCATGGCAGAGAGGATGTTCATGTATTCAGTAGCTTCACTCATTCATTCTTTCGACTGGAAATTGCCCAAAGGAGAGACATTAGACCTTACAGAGACGTTTGGTGttatattgaagaagaaaatgccTCTGGTGGCTATACCTACTCCAAGATTATTCAATCCAACACTGTATGAGTAA
- the LOC125843182 gene encoding labd-13Z-ene-9,15,16-triol synthase, chloroplastic-like, whose translation MFTADALWPSKGGMILKNNFFSLNLNQTHQFCFEAEAAVDLGRTGVLPDISIRSAESVFILNMEPLNELCLAALTLSIVFLTILWYKLTSHKEEPKLPPGPRGLPIVGFLPFLRTNLHHQLTELSQQYGPIYKFWLGSKLCVVLNSPSLAKEVVRDQDSVFANRDPPIAGLVGTYGGLDIGFSPYGSYWREMRKLFVREMLSNNNLEACYSLRRREVRKTIRNVHTKIGYPVDIGELAFVTEMNVVISIIFGSKFVEEMEKHSTDGTEFRELVVKYTQVMGKPNISDFFPMLARFDLQGIQKEMEALLKLVDSILDPAISECMKMLSDQREGEIQRNEKKHLIQILLELMEQKDFGISLDLVKIKAILVDIVIGGTDTTITTVEWVMSELLNNPEIMSKVQQELKHIVGMNNIVEESHLPNLHYLDAVLKETLRLHPALPLLLPKRPSQCAIVGGYKIPEGTKVFLNVYAIHRDPQVWESPLEFQPERFLSRSTNLDYAGNNMKYLPFGSGRRICAGLPLAEKMLMFILASLLHSFDWKLPEGENVDLSEGFGLTVKKSERLFAVPTPMLPSFDLYQ comes from the exons ATGTTTACCGCTGACGCCTTGTGGCCTTCCAAAGGTGGGATGATcctaaaaaacaattttttttctttaaaccTTAATCAGACTCATCAATTCTGTTTTGAAGCTGAAGCAGCAGTAGATTTGGGGAG AACTGGTGTCCTTCCAGATATAAGTATTAGAAGTGCTGAAAGTGTCTTCATACTAAATATGGAACCTTTAAACGAACTTTGTCTAGCAGCTCTTACCCTTTCAATTGTGTTCCTAACAATTCTGTGGTACAAATTGACATCACACAAGGAAGAACCCAAGCTGCCACCAGGGCCTCGTGGTCTTCCAATTGTGGGATTCTTACCATTCCTCCGCACCAATTTGCATCACCAGCTAACGGAGTTGTCTCAACAATATGGTCCAATTTACAAGTTTTGGCTAGGAAGCAAACTATGTGTTGTGTTGAATTCACCATCCTTAGCCAAAGAAGTTGTTCGTGATCAAGATTCTGTTTTTGCTAACCGTGACCCTCCAATTGCAGGATTAGTAGGTACTTATGGTGGACTAGATATTGGATTTTCTCCCTATGGCTCCTACTGGCGTGAGATGCGCAAACTGTTTGTAAGGGAGATGCTAAGCAACAATAACCTTGAGGCCTGTTATAGCCTTCGGAGACGCGAGGTCAGAAAGACAATCAGAAATGTGCATACCAAGATTGGTTACCCCGTTGACATTGGTGAATTGGCCTTTGTAACTGAAATGAATGTAGTCATTAGTATTATCTTTGGCAGCAAATTTGTTGAGGAGATGGAGAAGCATAGTACTGATGGAACTGAATTCAGGGAATTGGTGGTGAAATATACTCAAGTGATGGGAAAGCCAAACATATCAGACTTCTTCCCTATGCTTGCCAGGTTTGACTTACAAGGAATACAGAAAGAGATGGAGGCTCTTTTGAAGTTGGTTGATAGTATATTGGACCCTGCCATAAGTGAATGCATGAAGATGCTTTCGGACCAAAGAGAGGGTGAAATCCAGAGGAATGAGAAGAAACATCTTATACAGATCCTGTTAGAGCTAATGGAGCAGAAAGACTTTGGTATATCACTGGACTTGGTGAAAATTAAGGCCATCTTGGTG GACATTGTGATTGGTGGGACTGACACTACAATCACGACAGTTGAGTGGGTAATGTCTGAGCTTCTGAATAATCCAGAGATAATGTCAAAGGTGCAGCAGGAATTGAAACATATTGTAGGGATGaataatattgttgaagaatcCCATTTACCAAATCTGCACTATCTTGACGCTGTTTTAAAGGAGACGTTACGTCTACACCCTGCATTACCACTGCTTCTCCCAAAGCGCCCGAGCCAATGTGCAATAGTAGGTGGATACAAAATACCTGAGGGAACTAAAGTATTCTTGAATGTTTATGCAATTCATAGGGATCCTCAAGTGTGGGAAAGTCCACTAGAATTCCAGCCTGAAAGGTTCTTGAGTCGCTCTACGAATTTAGACTATGCTGGAAATAATATGAAGTACCTTCCATTTGGATCAGGGAGGAGAATTTGTGCTGGACTTCCTTTAGCAGAGAAAATGCTTATGTTTATATTGGCTTCATTGCTTCATTCCTTTGATTGGAAACTCCCTGAGGGCGAAAACGTTGATCTTTCAGAGGGATTTGGACTTACCGTCAAGAAAAGCGAGAGGCTATTCGCTGTCCCTACTCCCATGTTACCAAGTTTCGACCTATATCAGTAA